The sequence CGGGTGTTTGTAATCATCCGGCAACCAGTCCATCCGATTGAACAGCAGGGCGGCGGCGATCTGCTCACCGCTGGACAGCATAGCAACGTTGCTTTCGTCCGCCTCGATCATGTCCACAATGCGCTCAATCTTCTTCACGCCGCACCCCCTGTTTTCTGGCCGCTTCCCGTTGTGTCAGAATCGCATCGCCCCGCTTTTTGAAGCTGGCGATCTTTTCCGGCTCTTTTTTGAAAAGTTCCGAGGCCCACAGCAAAACCCCCAACACTGCCCCCCTGTCAGTCCCAAGCAGCCCCGCAATCTCGCACAACCCGCCGTAGGCGTATTTCTCCTGATTTTGCGCTTTTCTCAGCTTCGCATTTTCTGCGGTTCTGGCCTTGCGCTGTTGCAGGCTTAAACGCTCGCGTTCCGCCTTGAGCTTTGCCTCGATAGCCGCCTTCTGTTCGGCCAGCTTTTCAAGGCGTGTTTTTTTCTTTTCTATAGCCTCAGTCATGGCAAACCCTCCCATGCCTGACACTATGCGACAAAGAAAAAACCGGTGTCAAGCCAAAAACAAAAAACGGCTTGACATAGAGTCAAGAACAAAGCCAAAATCAACGGCAAAACATACATGAAATAAATAGCCATTTCATGTTAATGCGCACTTCCTCGTTTCTCTCAGCTACGCTTCAAGAAACGGTGCGCTCTCCGAGGGTATAGTCAAAACATGGCAACCTACCATTGCAGCGTCAAACACGGCAGCAAAGGCAACGGCGCAAGCAGCGCAGCGAAAGCCGACTATATTTGCCGTGAAGGCAAATACGCCGACAAGCCAGACCTTGAATATAAAGAAAGTGGCAACATGCCGGAATGGGCGCAGGCTTCACCGCGCGTATTCTGGCATGCTGGCGACCAATGCGAGAGAGCAAACGGCAGAGTCTACACTGAAATAGAGACAGCCCTTCCCCGCGAAATATCACCAGACCACCGGCGGGAACTTGTTCAAAACTTCATCCGCGAACAACTTTCCGGCCACCCCTACACCGTAGCCATCCACAACCCGAAAGCCACCCTTGACGGCGGCGACCAGCCCCACGCCCACATTATATTCTCCGAACGAAAGCTGGACGGCATCGAGCGAAACCAAGAGCAGTTCTTCAAACGGGCCAACGCAAAGGAGCCGGAAAAGGGAGGGACGGCCAAAGACCGGACATGGAACGAGCGGGAGAAGGTGCAGCAGATCCGGGAGGCATGGGAGGGACATTACAACCGTTACAGCCCGGAGCGGGTCTCCTGCAGGAGTCTCAGGGAACAGGGCATAGGCCGGGAACCGGAGCGGCACCTGGGGCCAAAAATGGCCCGTCCGGAAGCGCCGGAGGCCGGAAAGGTCATGGAGGGGTCGTCTCAGAAAACGGAAAATAAAGCACGCTAAGCCGGTGGCAGCGGTCGCAATGGCCTG is a genomic window of Pelobacter propionicus DSM 2379 containing:
- a CDS encoding MobA/MobL family protein codes for the protein MATYHCSVKHGSKGNGASSAAKADYICREGKYADKPDLEYKESGNMPEWAQASPRVFWHAGDQCERANGRVYTEIETALPREISPDHRRELVQNFIREQLSGHPYTVAIHNPKATLDGGDQPHAHIIFSERKLDGIERNQEQFFKRANAKEPEKGGTAKDRTWNEREKVQQIREAWEGHYNRYSPERVSCRSLREQGIGREPERHLGPKMARPEAPEAGKVMEGSSQKTENKAR
- a CDS encoding conjugal transfer protein TraD, yielding MTEAIEKKKTRLEKLAEQKAAIEAKLKAERERLSLQQRKARTAENAKLRKAQNQEKYAYGGLCEIAGLLGTDRGAVLGVLLWASELFKKEPEKIASFKKRGDAILTQREAARKQGVRREED